TTATTGTGCCTGTTAATTCCCCCACAATTGTGGATTCATATATACATGTTCAGATTAATCCTACAAGGCATTGTTAAGTTATAAGGATAACAAGCtttcaaagaaacacaaactACAAAATCACTATATGCACTGTAGCGCATACacataattaaaccatttaaaatgaacacatgtggtgggttttctttttattgattttcatatcagtattaaaatgcaacttttaaaCTAAAAACTAGTTTGATGTTAATAATTTGgggttaatacatttttttttttttttttttttttttacattcatccTAAGCAGATTTCAACTTGCCCTCTGCTTTTGTGATGCTGGGGGAAGGGGAGGGAGTATATACAATAGattgtttaattatacaaataGATGTAATTATGTGTTTTAGGAATCAATACTTGTGTTTTAGAAATATACTTTGATTGTGAGATCCTTTAACAAGTGTCTGGTCCATTTAACCCCAGTATTCTGGATGCAATGCAACAGGGTTAAAACTAGTTCCAGTTAcataaacaacatttatttttcatgtgaaccacccttaaaaataattaaaacacatttctactTATTCTATTACAAGGCAACAAAGTTAAAAGGCCAGCATACATAAAAAGAGTGTTTGTGCACAGAGAACATGGAATCTGCCTTTCCTTCTCTTGCAGTCTCTACCAATGTCTGGAATCCACAAGCTCGGGTCGGAGGCTCATTTTCTTCAGGGTTTCGTACCCGACCGCCATGACGATGGCTGTAGGTGTGGAGGAGATGATCCGGGCTGACAGCCCCTTAGTCATGCCCCACATTCCTTCTTCTGCGATGAGCTGCTTGAATGTCTCAATCACAGATGATCTGCCTTCAACCTGACACATACATGTGCTTATTAGTGATACATTCAAATCAAAAGATGTTCTGTATTTAGGAAGGTTATTACCTTACCAGCCCATGATGAAAAATGTcagttatttaattgtttcaacAGGTTGCAGGGGCTTTGCTACTTAGTGCAATCATTTTCAGTGTATTCTTTTGGTGTAGATTTGCAATCTAAGGAAAATCGAAGCAAATGAAACTGATGTCAATCATACCTAACTATTTTCTACTGTTGTCTTTGGATACCAGTATCTTCATCCTATTCAACTGCAGCACGTCATCAGCACAACAGGTCAGAAACTGGTCATTGGTAAAACCTGTTGTATAATCGGTTTCATGGTGTTCCCATGAAGAACGCCAGTCAGATACGTAGTCTAAAAGGTGAGTTACTTATTACAGCATCTTGTAAGGCCctgaaaaaaaatcctttttgaGTTTCTTTTCAGCGTTCTTTAgcctattttaaaatgcaagtgATATACAGTCAGGCAGACAGCATCCATATAACCTgagaatgtccttagcaagtttcattatCTGTTTTCATTGGCACTCCTTCCTGGGGAACAGGAAAAGATGATGGCGAATGTATTTACTTGGAAAACAGCAGGAACCAAGTTTATCTCTGCAACTATTTTTAATGGATGTCATAACCTATTTCTGGTTTACAGATTTAACATCAAATGCAATATGAACCAAGTTTGTATAGTACATCTTTACAGCATGTCATGTTGAGGCACTATTCCTACAGTAGGTGATTACCTGCACTCTGACTCTCACTACGTCCATAGGATTTGTGATTGTAGACGCTGTCGTGGCTGCCATAGGACCAGCCATGGCTTGAAGGAGGAGGTGTGGGCAGTTAGTGGGTGCCAAGTTGGACAGTTGCTCTGTGAACAGAACACACAAGTGTTAAACCAGGAGTGGAACGGCCCTCCAGGAACGTGAGTGGACACCCCTGTCTTAAACTGTAATGCAGGGAAGTAAGTCATAGGCTGAGAAATGCTGTTTAACTCAATTCCATATCCCAGGCAAATGGTTGACatgcctgtactgtacatagatATAGGTCACACTTTCAATTTTTAACTTGAaaaccatgtatttatttatgttgaaaCTTGATAAGGACATTCTTCAGCAAAAGATAAGAGAGAATCTGGGGGATAGCAGGCATTTCCGGTCAGTCTGCTCGTCACAGTTCCACTTTTACTAACTGCGAGAGAATGGCTTTTCCTAGTAAGGAGGTTCAGTTACTTGTCAGCCTCTCCATATGTTTACATATGGTAAATGTAGGTCAAGATACTAACAGATCTAATCACTGTAGTGGGGCTATATGTTACCAACATGTCCACAAAAATATTGAGTGCCAAATAATGTATACCCTATTATAAACTTAATCACATAAGATTATCTTGTATAAAACACCATATCCTACATTGCCTTCTTTTGCATTTTGTATACAGtagaaacatgtttgtttactTACATTGTGTTGTAGGGTTTAGCGTTATGAAGACATTTTCTATTGAAGGAAGACCGATCTAAGGATACCAGTAGGACACACTACAGTACCCTCCAACAAATACAaggcagttgtttttttgtttgttttcacaacaTGCACTAACACTAAACAACCAGCATGACTGTGTAGATGTCGTAAGTGGAAGCTCTGATCAAACTAATTTtaacacatattacattttattgtacaaCAAAACACCCAGAAACACCCAGAACTTCAAGTTCAGGGTCTATTGTATTTTAAGAGATGTTATCGCCCACAAAAAGGATGAACTTACCTGCATAGAAGTGATAGAACGGCCACCACACAGCACTATTGGGGATGTATGTTAACAGCGAGGCCACATACCCTCTGTAGAATCCCCTAAAGCCATCGGTTGTGAAAATCTGAATGATAATGTGCCTCGTTTGTCCGAATGTCATTTTGTGCTTTGCAGGTCGTACCCCTTTTGCGTTCACCTTAAATCGGCCCATGTTGCCTTCCTGTCCCTGCATCATGAGGTGCTGCGAGACCACGTCAATAGGAACTGTGATGCTCTGAGCCACGAGGGACGCAGACCCGCCTGCCACAAGAGATTTCACAGTATTGTTCGATGTGTAAGTGGACACATACTTCCTAACCAGTTCATAGGTGGTGATGTAAGCCTGACCGGATATCAACGTGAGCGTGTTGACCAGGAATCCCCTGTAAAGTCCACGGACACCCTCTGAACTCAAGATTTTAAAGAAGGCATCGAAGGTACCAGTGTACAGACTCTTCCCTTTCTGCACCTGAAGCCGGGTCCGGATCAGTGTGGCCGGGTACACACCTGCCCGGATGGTCATAGTCATAAACACCCCGAAGAAGTAGAACTTTTTCTTGTCCAGGTCTTCCCATTCTATGATTTGAACGTTGCGCTTCTCCTGCATTCTTGGCCCCTGCAGCTCTTGACATCAGATTTGTGTTATGAACTGCCAGATGGAAACGAGCAAGAAAATCTTTCTGTAGAGATTAAAAGGTGTATAAAACACCCTGAAAATATGCCCCACAAAGAATAATAAGCAAATACTTTAatttcctataataataataataataataataataataataataataatgtttgttttctaTGACAATGCCATTATAAAGCagcatacacaaacacagtagAAAATTGGCAAGTTTGGTGTTTTTGTCCCTAGGGGTGTGAAGGGTTAGTTTAAACATTGGCCAAGCGTTAAACGTAACAAATACTGTCTACATCACGTTTAAACTGATTttaacagttgtttgtgtgcagtgTAAGAATGTTTTCCATGTTCAAGATTTAGGCTTATTCAACATGTTCTCCATACACCTGTAGTCACGAATTTATTTTTTGAGATGGTTCTTTCTCTATTCCTACCTTGCTGGCTGCCATCTAGCTTGCAGTATTGTATTTGCTTTCcggatttaatttatttatttatttatttttttttaaagcatgggaTAGTGTGACCTTTGAACTGTGCTTACCACATCTACTTCACGGTAAGGTGAACCCGGCATTTGTATATTAACTTTGTAATAGTGCAGAGGGACAACAGAACTTGCCCTGTTTGAATTGGCAGGATAATTACATTTGCTACTACTCTGACCATTGGGTCCTAATCAATAGTTTAATATTATGACCATCTGCCTCACTGTTCACTACTGATTAAATATCCAATTTTAGCAAACGGCATACAATAGAACTGTTTTAACACAGAGCTGTAGTGTGCACGTTCCCAACTCACCCAGCAAATATGAATTAATGACGATTGGCGTTAAGTCTGGCAAGAACACCGCCAGATCAACGAGAATATACCGTCATGCAGTTACAAAACGATGTCCTTGCTTACATTAAGTTCATTCATATCCCATCTCCCCATCGATTCTTCTACTGTGTTAAGTCATAAACACCGTTTTGTACACCATAGTTATACAACAAGGGCAACTAGACACAATTTTACTTTACTGCCCCACCGATTTGTAGCATTCTTATATTGTACAAATATGCCTGCTTAGGCTATAGTTTCCGCGCAGTGCAACAGCGCTGTGCTTAcaaaattcaaaaagaaaaacaaagttaaatgCTACATTTACCGTATTCAATATCTTCATGAATCTGTTTGCatggctatttattttaaaatataccacATCAATGTTTGAAAGCACTGGCCTACAAAATGATCACAGAACCCCAATCATACATGATCTGTACGAGGGTCCGCCCTGCAGTCGTGCTGCTGTCAGTCAGCCAATACGAGCTCAAGGATACCATGAAACTCACGGGGGTGAAAGGTCAACATTACCAAACACCTATAATCATTCTGAATTTAAAGTATCCGACACCGAAAAAATTAGATCAATCCAAACACATATGTGATAATGttaaacatatatgtatatatagttggAGTTAAATGTTggtcagtggggaaaaaaaagtgttaagtCAATCGCTATGTTGGttctgtaaccaaactattttccTGTTCACGTTTTTATCTTACCTTAGAATAATGTATCACATTGTGacgacagtgttttttttttactgtttattccGACATGTTTGTAATCGTTTTTACAGTATTTCCTGTTTATGCGATTGGAAGCGAATGATGTTCTGCTGCAGAGCGGACGGAGTGACGGATGAGCTGTGAGCACGGTGTGCGGTGATTGGTCGGGAGGCAGGGAGGTGTTGCTAtggtggagagagaggagtgtcTCTCTGTTTCAGATTCCGTCATGGCGCTCGCCGTACAAGCTTCAGGTAAGGGGCCTCAgcgaaataaaataacaaaaacctcAAATTGGTTAGAtgacctttgtcttttttttttttgtttgtttgttagttatgaaaaaataatttgaattccATCTTTGTTCGTTCTGAACATCCTTGAcaaaccgatttttttttttggggggggggggggggggggttagttgaTTCTGTTTTTGCTTTTGATTAAAAATCATTAGTTTTAGCTGCTGCTACTGTctatgcaatttaaaagtaacaTGACTGAGGGTGCATAACTAACTGTATCCAGGCCAGATTTTTTCTGCAGTAAGTACTGGTGTTGACAGCTCAGCCTGgctgtttttaaactgctgtgtgtGTATTCTTTTGTGTTGTTGACAACCGAGTTTATTTAAGGGTTTGCAGTGATTTCTCTTATGTCTGTATCTTACCTTTTTAGGTGTTGTTTTTACCTTAACCCCACGTGTACTTTTTGAACATACATCTGTATTGCAGTTGAACATATTTTAACCAGTTGAGCGTATGTTGAATTGTACAGAACTATCCGTTTCTAAGGACTCTTCTCGGTTGTCTGTGTTAGCTTTGATGTATTATGATGAAACGCTACACAACACGAATATAACTGCAGTTTGAAAGTATAGCGTTGTCTATAATGTTATTATCTTTCCACAGCACGCACTGGTGGTATGCAGTGTCTTGGATAACAAGATAAAGGAAGGGTGGATCTCCACTCTAGAAACCATTTTAGGCGTTCACAGAAACTTAAATTGTAACTTAATCCTATACCGAGTCTTCTACAATAGAAGTCTTTGATGCTAGCTAGTCTCTGTTTTATTCAGAATGAAGATGTTGATTGGGCTAGTGGTTTACATTCATTAAAGCTAGCACTTCCACCTAGTCATAGCACAGTACTGCAACTTGCAGCTGTACATGatgtacatttaaattatatatatatgtattatactaATGCATGAAACGACTTTTTTATACGTGGAAGGAATAAAGTTCTTAAATACATgaacaacactttttttaaaatcactttcatTTTCAACCAACTTGCTTTGGTGAAAGATTGTCATGTGTTGTCAGTATCACATGTAATCTTTGTAGTGTGCAGTTCAACATCTATATAGTTTGCAGTTATAGCAGAAGTATACAATTGTaaaactggggaaaaaacaaaaatgcatatttaatttaagaaaactATAAATCTtacaatagtttatttttagtacaatATAAACTGAGCAGTTTTATGTAGGATGAGGAGCAATGCTCCAGATAATATTTTAGGTCATTGAGTTTACCGGCCCTAAAGTGGGACTTTATCCTATCCAGcggtgtcagctgtgatgtggatggcgtgcctcctcctcctcctcctcctcctcccccccctgtTCCTGCTGCAGgcctgtgctgtgttgtgagTTTTGCTTTCGTTTGCCACCGCAGGTCCTGCCACTTAAATCACCTGTTTGATTGTCTTCCTGGTAACACCCACATCATTGACTtcctccactatagaggaccatatggcctctttagtaccataactgatgttggctgtgGCTTTTCCAAagaactcaatttcatgctgagtgacctctgctcctcctcagaaaacgcattttcttctctgtttgccaagaggactttgctgccctttctctGCCATATTTTTCTGGTTGGTTTGGTTTTCAAGCTCCACAAGTCTCATACAGCACCGACTGCTCTCTGTACTaactcacctctgggctgtaagtgcgatGGCTAAATAGCCCAATGCACAGGCAACACTCGTTGCGGCTCGTTATTTATGAgttttgagtaatttgcattgctcttaaagTAAGTAGCAGTTACAAGccaaaatgatacattttcatGTAAGCAATGCGATAGCTTGCCAAAGTCACCACATCACTCTGCGACACAGCACTTTTAAGCACTTGCTGTTGTGAAGCAAGACCACTGTTATGCACTGCAAGTTGCCTAGTGCGTAGGGCAGATCCAGAGGGAAACTTTGCTTCATAGGTGGAATGTTGAGTTTTGTAGTGTCTCTGAATTTTGACCCGTTTTGCAATTGAAGGTGCTTCCTTGCAAATAAGGCTTCCGCTTGCGGTCAATAAGAAAAAATCCAACTCCCACCTCTCTTGAACAGGCCTGCCTTCATCTCCAATCTTTTGCTTTTTGACATTTCCTTCACTGCTTTCTGAAGTACCAGGTGATCTTTTCCACCTTCCCAGCACACgtgaaatgtgtgtttgttaattattttattgtttaattctcacctgcacctggctaccattgtaaattaaagaaagcagccagtctgctcagggttCCTGTGTGAAGAAGCCCGCTTACTGTGTGCTCAGGATTATGAAACGtcaaaggtactgtgtaaagcctttttgtgttatttgtaaaaactatgtgtttttctttcattttgttttaacaggtaaacaaacagcttagctgtcctgtttgttagttaggttccagtgtgtttttagttattgctTGAGTAGAGCTAGgttttttgattattttgtaataataagaATAGAGCCTTAGCGCTTGCAAAAAAATTTCTTGTGTCCGACGTCATTTTTAATGAGGCAACGAACCCGAGTGGAAGCAGCTCAGTCACACTTGTAACAAAttgatccatttattttattttatcttatttgtcctttctttaaaactgtattacaacAACAGATAAGTATTCACTCTCTGTTATCACAGTAAAGTATacactttttaaagaaacagtgtaTGTTCATGTTTTGGTTTTCTATCCACCAATGAAAGAGCATTAACTCACTTCTGTTCTTAGGATTTTTTGGATGGATGAGGGGGGGCGCAGGTAGATGTGTCGTGAGCTGAGAGATTCATTCATTTTTTCGGATGGGCGAGGGGGCCGCAGGGAGACTAACACtaatttaaagtgtgtttcaaagctcttttcaaaatgcgcCTAGCCTTACATCAACCCCTATGTGAGTAACATGCAGCATTACCCtaaagtcatgagtactttcataATACTGCACCTACTTTAATGCTAAATTTTGGGGTATGCATtgactacagccttacattttaactgtaatgttactttgaaatgctgtacaaaaagttggtcttacaataaaaacaataattatttttatttgcattattgacCATAAGCAATttgctgtgaagcaaataaacacagaaaaaggaTTCCAGTgttgcagatggaatatacttaacaaaaggccttcatacacatactgtatatttataaagaaacgataatattgttttacttattaatttgtcttgctatagcaatataaaccGTCCAgactctccaaacacagaatattgtgttGATTATATACATTTACCTTCCCAAAATTCGATTGACAAATACATTGGTTGGTTAGGTTGTAACGATTGACTGTCTGGGATGCCAGGTAaatatttaatccaccataattAGTTAGTTTTCACCAAAACCAAGTTACCCCTATATCAAATATCAAGTTACCCCTACTACACCCTGTTTTAGTCGTtcttcaccagtcacaaacacgcattTCAAGTGAGTAGATTCAAccatacgtgttttttttttttttttttttttaatttaaagcaaatAGTGAGAAGTAAACGCATAACTCATTGCTTTAATTTAAACTGACCTTAGGTAATCCATGATGACTCCGAAAAGGCTTTAATATTTGACTGTAAAGACTGGGAATATCTGTAAGAGATCCAGCATTTTTTAGACTTGAACTTGCTACAAATAGTGGACGTGAATCGCATTTATTGACCTTATGAACCAAACAGAAAGGTGACGTGTTGTCCCTTGCTGGGGATGAAATCCCATGTGGAGGGGTCGTGTGCAGGGTTACACTTCAAAGCTTTTTGCATAGAGCTGAAGGAACGTTTGTCCATTGTTATGAATCTTGGCATTAGTGTTAAAAGTTATTGTAAAGATTAGATTCTGGGGATGTATGGTGGTGTTGCTTTTCATGGCCTCTGTATGCCACACTTGTATCTAGAGAATCGCTTATCAAattttgattaaacatttcatcaCTAATTCTTATTCTGTATTGTTGATGTCATCATGGTCAATAACTTCAGCCTGCTGAgggctttcatttttaatttccagCTGTACTGACATGCTCGTTTTCTTTTGGTGAGTTTAGAGCTCCTGAAATGTGGGAGACTGGCACTGGCTACAGAGAGGCTACATACTGTTAGGCTCCACAAGAGTTTTGCAATCGCAACTTACCTGTTCAATCCTGAACACATCCTACCATTCAGTCCTTGGTTGATGTGGATGGATGTTGAAAGACCTACATGAGTTTTGTGAATTAGCTGCCCACTGACAGACTCCTGCTATTCCTGTATTgaacttgatttatttttaatttatttttttttgttgttggttttttttttttttataggatatTGACAACTCTGTTTAAGTCTGGTGTACAGTATACTGAGATTTACAGTCACTCAGTGTTATCCAGAAGCGATTGTTGGAACTTATTGTTTGTGGAAGTAAgattctgtttgctgtttttgtttttcagggcaCCCTTTCCAAGATTTAATTGAAATACTCAAAAGTGAAAAGAATGAGGACAAGAAGTTTTTTAGTCCTCAGAAGCTTAACGACCCCAGATACGGTAggtacagtaaacaaaagaaaagcattcaatcatgctgcttttttttttaagaaattataaaatgggttaaagctttaaaatgtatttatccatGTCATTTATTTCTGGCAGAGTCCTTGCCTTTTTCAATCCGTGTGCTGCTTGAAGCAGCCATCCGGAAGTGTGATGGTTTCTATGTGAAGAAAAAGGATGTCTTGAACATTCTCAACTGGAGGcaacagcagaacaatgcagaaGTACCCTTCTCTCCTGCTCGTATTCTCCTTCAGGATTTCACGTGAGTATTGCCATATAATAATAGATCTGAACTGGGGGGATGTGGCCCGTAAGCGCAGTCCCGTGTCgttcccaccccccacccctcccccggCACCAGCGTGCACTCAGCTTGGAATTCTGTATTCCAATGTAAGGATATTCCCAGCACATACTTTATAAAGAAACATACACCATGTCAAGCTACCTACTTGTGAATTTCAATAAATTACATGTACAGACAGGATACAAATAAGGCAGCGGGTGCAGCAGTGTAAACATTTAAAGGTTTTACCTCTTTTGATAGACACTATGATATGTCAGCATTCCTGATAATGCATTATTGTAGTCACATGAAACTCTTCCCTTGTTAGACTTAGTATTTTCTTGAGTCCAGCAGTAGATTATGGGTTTTATCTATTCTAAAGGTGCTTTTATACAGTCTGTACTGCCTAAT
This window of the Polyodon spathula isolate WHYD16114869_AA chromosome 24, ASM1765450v1, whole genome shotgun sequence genome carries:
- the LOC121298878 gene encoding solute carrier family 25 member 44-like isoform X1; translated protein: MQEKRNVQIIEWEDLDKKKFYFFGVFMTMTIRAGVYPATLIRTRLQVQKGKSLYTGTFDAFFKILSSEGVRGLYRGFLVNTLTLISGQAYITTYELVRKYVSTYTSNNTVKSLVAGGSASLVAQSITVPIDVVSQHLMMQGQEGNMGRFKVNAKGVRPAKHKMTFGQTRHIIIQIFTTDGFRGFYRGYVASLLTYIPNSAVWWPFYHFYAEQLSNLAPTNCPHLLLQAMAGPMAATTASTITNPMDVVRVRVQVEGRSSVIETFKQLIAEEGMWGMTKGLSARIISSTPTAIVMAVGYETLKKMSLRPELVDSRHW
- the LOC121298878 gene encoding solute carrier family 25 member 44-like isoform X2 codes for the protein MQEKRNVQIIEWEDLDKKKFYFFGVFMTMTIRAGVYPATLIRTRLQVQKGKSLYTGTFDAFFKILSSEGVRGLYRGFLVNTLTLISGQAYITTYELVRKYVSTYTSNNTVKSLVAGGSASLVAQSITVPIDVVSQHLMMQGQEGNMGRFKVNAKGVRPAKHKMTFGQTRHIIIQIFTTDGFRGFYRGYVASLLTYIPNSAVWWPFYHFYAEQLSNLAPTNCPHLLLQAMAGPMAATTASTITNPMDVVRVRVQIANLHQKNTLKMIALSSKAPATC